One window of the Podospora pseudopauciseta strain CBS 411.78 chromosome 4, whole genome shotgun sequence genome contains the following:
- a CDS encoding hypothetical protein (COG:C; EggNog:ENOG503NYB1) — protein MSMQSCPVSGVAGGQCPAGSVAGSRSSSRMGPRGCSFSGYTQPGDIHAAFDIPRGVDAEEWLRMRERKSINEVLYANIPTVNEISGMKNIDTLNVAEQDLLAVALGAPARQVMIRAEEIGPRTGWKDGYLSVEHGFCPPDYDESPGALANSPGRIWSDLCERMPGCVARGRVRESVAALPIVEGTPEVIPDRALWAAVVALGMLCSIYRYEDNNDGNEGVTVNPTKWRPKCEMGDDLGEELVGIPRSIALPYWQVSRRLGRSIPHLTFFDQSSFNMKLRDKTATYPYVGRFDNMDMRWPVFGERTEIAFQKGCADTSASFQHGPDAIAACQEHVMNRNVEGLLRELIRLKEILERMPNAFHTINTNPNSGENYVPGHQWVRWGKFSAPLSKRCPASSGLQFPPFLVMDAFLGRTSYDSFLGKEGLHLRAWLPSNLRAFIAAIEYHYRIPEFVKQSGDPRLMGVLDGIIEAYVGERGFMGTHRYKVFGILEIASKTGRTETNGLSGAPDSNDKPWEETHKQFSAAMKERLEPFRGKITIEPHEMRGTFEECRYKSRILSRSFVDNDPNRSIAMVTMDLHNTGITFQPGDRLAVMPLNSWAECAKVAAALGLGDYLEYRITPNTQWQRFAQHLGAVSHTSTSHLTVKDILRRGHLAPITKELALKVHDMLRASSNTVLQVLATTEWPVKGSLGDLLQAAVSETNPHIWDRAFDLTGDLSWLCDLIAVEVPRTYSISNYSQELLPSVVELTISRAEYNLCSTFAGEEKIACAGVSSGFLNPFVGSSDELIEDEEDVLIGVSRPLNFQLPIDRAAPVCLFAGGSGIAPMRSFWQARLASHSNAAGRDLLYLGVQSREKFAYEEELRDYVEAGLMEVHLAFSRDSRGLVYDRHSRELVEKEMPPRYIDALIVEQGATISELVMSKKQGGLGGYLYVCGSVAVFDTVMKGIRQALYNYCTSTMEAADTIINKAFAERRFMLDVFMTPKPLPCNLPTIPLSQLARHTGHRPDSRMWIGVHGSVYDVTDFCPMHPGGTLIIKSNAGVDCSKTFDNLAHTNNPEVNSLLTKYFVGQLTPKPDFHGVLELGDLYDLWAAYLRTTVETLVAHQFEMYDIIGAGDVDSARDGYLRESEDVWTRPKAVGMVRVFYDYQSRLLQGGFSALFGPKLQELVLKLSFTLADSAGAGSDVRLPDVLGIIARAKTSPDAIATSQEVALVGQFVGQSSGNIRFAERGIFNYAAKSVELDIELLEDIREEACHGMDAFDSVMAMEAEDDDQRLMVLATFLMQALERMARRLEVFYAKLAKHSVYNPVLERNPARTRWNLVRQRIQDGSFFVLTQETVLGAAPAYVSAQQQKLGVDFDNVMNRIQASIRGAPKASPTPQTLNAMHLARASTAPETSAMATHENNTAVKAMSSFIDANMRSIRRLSKLPSSLTFEQIQAAMEQQHRPPTPPSMISTRSPPMRNTSRATSLERMMASYNGRPLNSRTSQVSGSAAGHMVHGAFGIMAPHPIRSPPTPPLDGTTAMTAMMGKLNVRSRGRSVPPSPAGSVGSTGTRVGRSMSVRSVSQSRPPAHAPRLSTTSLRSFRLGSQGGDRMPLRVAPTF, from the exons ATGTCTATGCAATCATGTCCGGTGTCTGGCGTGGCCGGCGGCCAGTGTCCTGCTGGTTCAGTTGCTGGCAGCCGGTCCAGCAGCCGCATGGGACCTCGAGGCTGCTCCTTTTCTGGCTATACACAACCGGGAGACATTCACGCAGCATTTGAT ATCCCCCGAGGAGTGGATGCCGAAGAGTGGCTGCGAATGAGGGAACGCAAGTCGATCAACGAGGTGCTGTACGCCAATATTCCAACAGTCAACGAGATCAGCGGAATGAAGAACATCGATACACTCAATGTGGCCGAACAGGATCTTTTGGCTGTTGCACTAGGGGCCCCTGCGCGTCAAGTAATGATCAGAGCTGAGGAGATTGGACCAAGGACTGGCTGGAAAGATGGGTACCTCAGCGTCGAGCACGGGTTTTGTCCACCAGATTACGACGAGTCTCCTGGTGCTCTCGCCAACTCACCGGGACGGATATGGTCAGATTTGTGTGAACGAATGCCGGGATGTGTGGCCAGGGGTCGTGTCCGGGAATCCGTTGCCGCCCTCCCCATCGTTGAGGGAACACCAGAAGTCATTCCAGACAGGGCATTATGGGCAGCGGTGGTAGCTCTCGGTATGCTGTGCTCCATCTATCGATACGAGGATAACAACGACGGCAACGAGGGAGTAACGGTCAATCCTACAAAATGGCGGCCCAAGTGCGAAATGGGAGACGATCTGGGAGAAGAGCTGGTTGGAATTCCGCGAAGCATTGCGCTACCATACTGGCAGGTTTCAAGGCGCCTCGGTCGATCCATCCCCCATCTCACCTTCTTTGACCAATCATCG TTCAACATGAAGTTGCGTGACAAGACCGCCACATACCCATACGTGGGAAGATTCGACAACATGGACATGCGATGGCCTGTCTTTGGCGAGAGGACAGAGATTGCCTTCCAGAAGGGCTGTGCCGATACGTCGGCATCATTCCAACATGGCCCCGATGCCATAGCAGCCTGCCAGGAGCACGTCATGAACCGCAATGTCGAGGGCCTCCTTCGAGAGCTGATACGACTCAAGGAAATCCTCGAACGCATGCCCAATGCCTTTCACACCATCAACACGAATCCCAACTCGGGTGAAAACTACGTTCCAGGCCACCAATGGGTTCGCTGGGGCAAGTTCTCAGCGCCTCTGAGCAAACGTTGCCCTGCTTCATCCGGTCTTCagttccccccttttctcgtCATGGATGCGTTCTTGGGCCGCACCAGTTACGACTCTTTTCTCGGCAAGGAGGGTCTGCATCTTCGTGCATGGCTCCCCTCCAATCTTCGGGCGTTTATTGCCGCCATCGAATACCACTACCGCATCCCCGAATTTGTTAAACAGTCGGGCGATCCAAGACTCATGGGTGTCCTTGATGGTATCATCGAGGCGTATGTGGGTGAAAGGGGGTTCATGGGCACACA CCGGTACAAAGTCTTTGGCATTCTCGAGATTGCAAGCAAGACAGGGAGGACAGAGACAAATGGTCTGTCGGGCGCCCCTGATTCCAACGACAAGCCGTGGGAGGAGACGCACAAGCAATTCTCAGCGGCCATGAAAGAGCGCCTCGAGCCATTCCGTGGCAAGATCACCATCGAACCCCATGAGATGCGCGGGACTTTTGAGGAGTGCCGGTACAAGTCCCGGATCTTGAGTCGGTCCTTTGTTGACAACGACCCCAACCGGTCCATCGCCATGGTTACCATGGATCTACACAACACTGGAATCACCTTCCAACCAGGTGATCGCCTGGCTGTCATGCCGCTGAATAGCTGGGCCGAGTGTGCCAAAGTTGCAGCAGCCCTGGGGCTGGGGGACTATCTCGAATACCGGATCACGCCCAACACCCAGTGGCAGCGGTTCGCGCAGCACCTGGGCGCCGTTTCACACACCTCTACATCACACCTCACAGTCAAGGATATCCTGAGGCGTGGCCATCTAGCGCCCATCACTAAGGAGCTCGCCCTCAAGGTCCATGACATGCTGCGTGCCTCATCCAACACAGTGCTTCAGGTTCTGGCGACAACTGAGTGGCCGGTCAAGGGCTCTCTCGGCGACCTGCTTCAGGCCGCTGTGAGTGAGACCAACCCGCACATCTGGGATCGCGCTTTTGACCTCACCGGGGACTTGTCGTGGCTCTGTGATCTCATTGCAGTGGAAGTCCCCAGGACATATTCCATCTCCAATTACTCTCAGGAGCTTCTCCCTTCGGTGGTTGAGTTGACCATCTCCCGGGCTGAGTACAACCTATGCTCGACATTCgcgggagaagagaagattGCATGCGCAGGTGTTAGCAGTGGCTTTCTTAATCCGTTTGTGGGTTCCAGTGATGAGCTcatcgaggatgaggaggatgtgctCATTGGGGTCAGCCGACCGCTCAACTTCCAGTTGCCAATCGACCGGGCGGCGCCTGTTTGCCTCTTCGCTGGTGGCTCCGGCATCGCGCCGATGCGAAGCTTTTGGCAGGCCCGCCTGGCCTCCCACAGCAACGCGGCTGGTCGAGACCTCTTGTATCTGGGAGTTCAGTCTCGAGAGAAATTTGCGTATGAAGAGGAGCTGCGTGACTACGTCGAGGCCGGCCTGATGGAAGTCCATCTTGCGTTCTCCCGGGATAGCCGTGGCCTGGTTTACGACCGACACTCGCGCGAGTTggtcgagaaggagatgcCACCACGGTATATTGATGCCCTCATAGTGGAGCAGGGTGCCACCATCTCGGAGTTGGTCATGTCGAAAAAACAGGGCGGCCTTGGTGGCTATCTTTACGTCTGCGGCTCGGTGGCTGTTTTTGACACGGTAATGAAGGGGATACGCCAGGCTCTTTACAACTACTGCACCTCGACCATGGAGGCTGccgacaccatcatcaacaaggcTTTTGCCGAGCGGCGCTTCATGTTGGATGTCTTCATGACCCCCAAGCCCTTGCCGTgcaacctccccaccattCCTCTCTCGCAGCTGGCCCGTCACACCGGCCATCGACCCGACAGCCGCATGTGGATTGGGGTGCACGGCAGTGTCTACGACGTGACAGACTTTTGCCCCATGCATCCTGGCGGCACCTTGATCATCAAGTCCAACGCCGGAGTTGACTGCTCCAAGACGTTTGACAACCTTGCtcacaccaacaaccccgagGTCAACAGCCTGTTAACGAAGTACTTTGTTGGCCAGCTCACACCAAAGCCAGACTTCCACGGGGTCCTGGAGCTTGGAGATTTGTATGATCTTTGGGCTGCTTACCTGCGCACAACTGTTGAGACCCTGGTTGCTCACCAGTTTGAGATGTATGACATAATCGGCGCTGGTGATGTGGATAGCGCTAGGGATGGGTACCTCCGGGAGTCTGAGGACGTTTGGACACGTCCCAAGGCCGTGGGAATGGTTAGGGTGTTTTACGACTACCAGTCTCGTCTGCTGCAGGGAGGTTTCTCTGCGCTGTTTGGCCCCAAGCTTCAGGAACTCGTGCTCAAGCTGTCCTTCACCCTTGCTGATAGCGCTGGTGCTGGATCCGACGTGCGGCTGCCCGACGTGCTGGGAATCATTGCGCGCGCAAAGACATCTCCGGACGCCATTGCAACATCTCAGGAAGTCGCTCTGGTCGGTCAGTTTGTCGGCCAGAGCAGTGGCAACATCAGGTTTGCTGAGCGTGGCATCTTCAACTACGCCGCCAAGAGCGTTGAGCTTGACATCGAGTTGCTGGAAGATATTCGCGAGGAAGCATGTCACGGCATGGACGCCTTTGACAGCGTCATGGCTATGGAGGCCGAAGACGACGACCAGCGCTTGATGGTGCTGGCAACCTTTCTCATGCAGGCCCTGGAGCGCATGGCCAGGAGATTGGAGGTGTTTTACGCAAAGCTCGCCAAGCACAGCGTGTACAACCCCGTGCTCGAGCGTAACCCGGCAAGAACTCGCTGGAATCTGGTGAGGCAGAGAATTCAGGATGGGTCTTTCTTTGTCCTGACCCAAGAGACTGTGCTTGGTGCTGCACCGGCATACGTGTCagcccagcagcagaagcTGGGCGTTGACTTTGACAATGTCATGAACAGAATCCAGGCGAGCATCCGCGGCGCTCCGAAGGCCAGCCCAACGCCACAAACACTGAATGCAATGCACCTCGCCAGGGCGAGCACGGCTCCAGAAACGAGTGCCATGGCGACGCACGAAAACAACACGGCAGTCAAAGCCATGTCCAGCTTCATCGATGCCAACATGAGGTCCATCCGCCGGCTGAGCAAGCTGCCATCCTCATTGACCTTTGAGCAGATCCAAGCCGCCATGGAGCAACAGCATCGACCACCCACCCCGCCATCCATGATTTCCACACGGTCACCTCCCATGAGGAACACGTCTCGCGCCACGTCGCTGGAGCGCATGATGGCGTCCTACAACGGCAGACCACTGAACTCTAGAACATCACAAGTGTCTGGTTCTGCCGCCGGCCACATGGTGCACGGTGCCTTTGGCATCATGGCGCCTCATCCCATAAGATCACCCCCTACTCCACCGCTCGACGGCACAACGGCCATGACAGCCATGATGGGCAAACTAAATGTTCGGTCTCGTGGTCGGTCCGTCCCGCCCTCGCCGGCGGGCTCGGTAGGAAGCACAGGAACCCGCGTCGGCCGCAGCATGAGCGTGCGGTCGGTTTCGCAGTCGCGGCCACCAGCGCACGCACCCAGACTCTCCACGACCTCGCTTCGGTCATTCAGGTTAGGAAGTCAGGGAGGAGATAGGATGCCTCTCAGAGTCGCGCCTACATTTtag
- a CDS encoding hypothetical protein (EggNog:ENOG503PE3A): MSVAQIVPAEVVQEVAGPQSFIHAIFCHYKNSSLPSFYRVAKAVTEPPCRADVGTATEHENYEYDTRRWDVRGGLAAYLDVIKEPWKIPTDELDRIGARLPIRKREASAALRDMWRDHPGRFRFSAVAATIYFLNSLPTTTRKHIRRIHLDEDRVSVSHPECPIRGLLLFYLENPGLMIERRASLWNNLFQARAWGEASGKFLDPFSGFTVGLLNWGATDHDALPANHVTRQVALWMAEASHPGISDALNLVLDGGPTQDRSADVFREVVQRDAAWQVAKERRFNDPKRTLWMRMETAENYWHVVRFPQLLADINKPTSRTRCNFDPGQPWDDDQINQIISANQIAEDALSPSRYDMNMQLLPVDPLDAWGLGRDLDFDTASPLKSFDCLLEENMDPGHLAWEPPW, encoded by the exons AGAGGTGGTCCAAGAAGTAGCTGGTCCACAATCCTTTATCCATGCCATCTTCTGCCATTACAAAAACAGCAGTCTTCCGAGCTTTTATAGGGTGG CCAAAGCTGTCACTGAACCTCCCTGTCGCGCCGATGTTGGCACGGCGACCGAACATGAAAATTACGAATATGACACGAGACGATGGGATGTGAGAGGCGGCCTGGCTGCCTACCTTGACGTTATAAAGGAACCGTGGAAAATTCCAACCGACGAGCTTGATAGGATCGGTGCCCGTCTACCCATACGCAAACGAGAGGCTTCAGCAGCTCTCAGAGATATGTGGCGGGACCACCCTGGCAGGTTCAGATTTTCTGCTGTAGCCGCAACAATTTATTTCCTAAATTCCCTCCCTACCACCACAAGAAAGCATATACGCCGGATTCATCTTGACGAGGACAGAGTATCGGTTTCCCATCCCGAGTGCCCTATACGCggtcttttgcttttttacCTGGAAAATCCAGGACTCATGATAGAGCGACGTGCTAGTCTTTGGAACAATCTCTTCCAAGCAAGAGCTTGGGGCGAGGCTAGCGGGAAATTTCTAGATCCTTTTAGCGGGTTCACGGTTGGCCTGCTCAACTGGGGCGCGACGGACCATGATGCCTTGCCAGCGAACCATGTCACGAGGCAAGTAGCGTTATGGATGGCAGAAGCCTCACATCCTGGTATATCTGACGCCTTGAACTTAGTTCTCGACGGCGGCCCAACACAGGACCGGTCGGCCGACGTGTTTCGCGAAGTTGTTCAGCGAGACGCTGCTTGGCAAGTTGCAAAGGAACGTCGGTTCAACGATCCTAAGCGCACTCTCTGGATGCGGATGGAAACTGCGGAAAATTACTGGCATGTTGTTAGGTTCCCTCAGCTGCTGGCCGACATCAATAAGCCAACATCACGCACAAGATGCAATTTCGACCCAGGTCAACCATGGGACGACGACCAGATCAACCAGATCATCAGCGCCAACCAGATCGCCGAAGATGCCCTTTCGCCCAGTCGTTATGACATGAACATGCAGCTGCTCCCCGTGGATCCATTAGACGcatgggggttggggagggacCTAGACTTCGACACGGCTTCTCCCTTGAAGTCATTTGATTGTCTTCTTGAAGAAAACATGGATCCGGGACACTTGGCTTGGGAGCCACCCTGGTAG